One Dioscorea cayenensis subsp. rotundata cultivar TDr96_F1 chromosome 17, TDr96_F1_v2_PseudoChromosome.rev07_lg8_w22 25.fasta, whole genome shotgun sequence DNA window includes the following coding sequences:
- the LOC120280471 gene encoding uncharacterized protein LOC120280471, with protein MAVAMEGFSIREYVGKMRSVEFGKCWPFDEGGEDGRLPGMEVRRFRWWLDELGVVKDDEEKKDGDGNEAVVLGVEDEKRGRGKQRAPKKRSIVELFAAVPPIETVDEGTDGEDEEGGEGHGLDAEEMDLETDGLVAEVLERMMKNKSKKKKMLMMMKKRKKKKKKKQLKVAICVSRKEKVQESKAQSMVNVSKVLQDSVHIKRIGRALKYPVEGTKKRPSTVKSFAKKQSFKHFRTSNLICKDQKDVGQVLPVHSILKNRTKNSSVKKSSMKDVDGSGLVRNCRGSAKHVSFSGKDDILGHNKGCSLMELPQLQNLCRIFSDVLAASSAMNKANKSNPSASGEDINTVSAERTIEPLPESEKLRSHDHLPITSPDSGTKNCSDTEKFSLAEPVDLNETIPTSNPAISTILVSHSGNTTVQIPLPEGSSSNAESHVIENSTEARMTLPAPIQDSVSHIDAMSAMTIVRNPTSHQSASCLTMNMEANGRQLHSVSDPNVIMYNQIPEFQHRCLQSADDMMGRICFTTGSKGIGESRITSNPASFCRERCIDNDFIGLPLNSHGEFIHLHSGHKFGFGDVSNKQRSSPSSFPNFSGPQLFEHNYSMDHLQVKDRFPSISMYEKDQWLPGPHDCAHQLARSGSSFTAMSGSESSKMPNHEPLRDNFFYHGTTASRGFCNGCKEHSQTHNCVDMKRPRAEANLENRFQPSIQPTMRLMGKNVTVGKSTRECEGFDDGKVWTDKEIITEYSTLRESDITNTKRWPQHEWLAHSSSGTLKENLQHPQEVPSSLFQVSPFNHRSVHMNLDCHPQFMSRNGLSSDIGKHDPRMDHFSLAVPFQEPLNKTSRSLVNYNPGTESLKAGHHAPSASSHPQNACHHMLLSSTHCKHSQSISYSTASTSRPPYMNQGYCNFTQSSMAHSSSNLPPWLLKATQQTKYPKSTCSYSESIPLPHHTCILPGNCSFPLSSPCPSNISFHVYGTNISQTCNSPNPASLLHPSLISEFAVNKYNTGGSNSCRNKIKDRDVTKSKISYFKELDHASRSRKRPAAKDDGLVKPMKKPNLMVHAASKAPTCSRVREQFHGHPEVNSGPSEFQPYGNKRNDMGLQELVIGNSENISTSAVKSKTDGIGRAGPLKLSAGAKHTLKPSQGVNQDKSIPVHATMPFAAGTSSSRFSVSQKKAAEVYRF; from the exons ATGGCGGTGGCGATGGAGGGGTTCTCGATTCG GGAGTATGTGGGGAAGATGAGGAGTGTGGAGTTTGGGAAGTGTTGGCCTTTTGATGAGGGTGGAGAGGATGGGAGGTTGCCGGGGATGGAGGTTAGGAGGTTTAGGTGGTGGTTGGATGAGTTGGGGGTTGTGAAGGAtgatgaggagaagaaggatgGGGATGGGAATGAGGCGGTGGTATTGGGGGTGGAGGATGAGAAACGTGGGCGGGGTAAGCAGCGGGCTCCGAAGAAGAGGTCTATTGTGGAGCTCTTTGCTGCAGTGCCCCCGATCGAGACTGTGGATGAGGGAACTGATGGTGAGGATGAAGAAGGAGGAGAGGGTCATGGGCTTGATGCTGAAGAGATGGATTTGGAGACTGATGGTTTGGTTGCTGaggttttggagaggatgatgaagaataagagtaaaaagaagaagatgttgatgatgatgaagaagaggaagaagaagaagaagaagaaacagcTCAAGGTTGCGATTTGTGTTTCTAGAAAG GAAAAGGTACAAGAATCCAAAGCGCAATCTATGGTAAATGTTTCTAAAGTAttacaagattcagtgcacataAAGCGGATAGGAAGGGCTCTTAAATATCCTGTCGAAGGCACAAAGAAGAGGCCCTCGACAGTGAAAAGTTTTGCCAAGAAACAGAGTTTCAAACATTTCCGAACTTCAAATTTGATCTGCAAGGACCAGAAGGATGTGGGGCAAGTTCTTCCTGTTCATAGCATTCTCAAGAATCGAACAAAAAACTCTTCTGTTAAGAAGTCTAGTATGAAAGATGTGGATGGCAGTGGTCTGGTGAGGAATTGCCGTGGTTCAGCTAAGCATGTTAGTTTTTCTGGCAAGGATGACATATTAGGTCATAACAAAGGCTGTTCACTTATGGAGTTGCCTCAATTACAAAACCTTTGCAGAATATTTTCAGATGTATTGGCTGCATCATCAGCTATGAACAAAGCAAACAAAAGCAACCCATCTGCTAGTGGTGAGGACATTAATACTGTTTCTGCGGAGAGGACAATTGAGCCATTACCTGAATCAGAAAAGTTGAGAAGTCATGATCATCTTCCCATTACTTCACCTGATTCTGGCACCAAGAATTGTTCAGATACAGAGAAATTCTCATTAGCTGAACCTGTGGACTTAAATGAAACAATCCCGACTTCTAACCCTGCTATCTCTACCATCTTGGTGAGTCACTCGGGTAACACTACTGTTCAGATTCCACTGCCCGAGGGATCATCTTCTAATGCTGAAAGTCATGTAATAGAAAATTCCACTGAAGCTAGGATGACCTTGCCAGCTCCAATTCAAGATTCTGTCTCCCATATTGATGCCATGAGTGCAATGACCATAGTAAGAAATCCAACTTCACACCAGTCAGCATCTTGTTTGACAATGAATATGGAAGCAAATGGAAGGCAGTTACATTCTGTTTCTGATCCTAATGTCATCATGTATAATCAAATTCCAGAATTCCAACACAGATGCCTTCAGTCTGCAGACGATATGATGGGTAGAATCTGCTTTACAACGGGATCAAAAGGGATTGGTGAATCAAGAATCACATCAAATCCTGCTTCTTTCTGCAGAGAGAGGTGCATAGATAATGATTTCATTGGCTTGCCCCTTAATTCACATGGGGAGTTTATTCATTTGCATTCAGGCCATAAATTTGGTTTTGGTGATGTCTCAAACAAACAGCGGTCCTCGCCGAGTTCCTTCCCAAATTTTTCTGGTCCTCAACTTTTTGAGCATAATTATAGTATGGATCATTTGCAAGTGAAAGATAGGTTTCCTAGTATTTCCATGTATGAAAAGGATCAGTGGCTTCCAGGACCACATGATTGTGCTCATCAATTAGCTAGATCTGGATCAAGTTTTACTGCTATGTCAGGTTCTGAAAGTTCAAAAATGCCTAACCATGAACCACTGAGGGACAATTTTTTCTATCATGGAACTACTGCATCTAGAGGTTTTTGTAATGGCTGCAAGGAGCATAGCCAAACTCATAATTGTGTTGATATGAAAAGACCTCGAGCAGAAGCCAATTTGGAGAACAGGTTCCAGCCTTCTATTCAACCAACAATGCGGTTGATGGGAAAGAATGTTACAGTTGGTAAAAGTACCCGAGAATGTGAGGGTTTTGATGATGGAAAGGTTTGGacagataaagaaataataactgAATATTCTACTCTCAGAGAATCCGATATAACCAACACAAAGAGGTGGCCCCAACATGAGTGGCTTGCTCATTCATCATCTGGCACATTGAAAGAAAACCTTCAGCATCCTCAGGAAGTCCCATCAAGCCTTTTCCAAGTATCACCATTCAACCATAGGTCTGTCCATATGAATTTGGATTGTCATCCACAGTTTATGTCAAGGAATGGGCTTTCATCAGACATTGGGAAACATGATCCTAGAATGGACCATTTCAGCCTAGCAGTTCCCTTCCAGGAACCGTTGAACAAGACATCCAGGTCCTTGGTGAATTATAACCCAGGAACTGAATCATTGAAAGCAGGCCATCATGCACCATCAGCATCATCCCATCCTCAAAATGCTTGTCATCACATGCTCCTGAGCTCTACCCATTGCAAACATAGCCAAAGCATCTCTTATAGTACGGCATCGACCTCCCGACCACCCTATATGAATCAAGGTTATTGCAATTTCACACAATCATCTATGGCTCATTCTTCATCAAACCTCCCTCCGTGGTTACTGAAGGCTACACAGCAAACAAAGTACCCAAAATCCACCTGTTCTTATTCTGAATCGATTCCTCTGCCCCACCATACATGCATCCTACCCGGGAATTGTTCCTTCCCACTCTCTTCTCCATGCCCCTCAAATATTTCGTTTCATGTCTATGGCACCAATATTTCCCAAACATGCAATTCCCCTAATCCAGCCTCCCTTCTTCACCCTTCACTTATTTCAGAGTTTGCGGTGAACAAATACAATACTGGTGGCAGTAATTCTTGCAGAAACAAGATCAAGGATAGGGATGTGACAAAATCCAAAATTTCATATTTCAAAGAACTGGATCATGCTAGCAGATCGAGAAAAAGGCCTGCTGCCAAAGATGATGGCTTAGTGAAACCAATGAAGAAACCCAATCTAATGGTTCATGCAGCCTCAAAAGCCCCAACTTGCTCAAGAGTGAGGGAGCAGTTCCATGGACATCCAGAAGTCAATTCAGGACCATCAGAATTTCAACCTTATGGGAATAAGCGAAATGACATGGGCTTGCAAGAACTGGTTATTGGTAATAGTGAAAACATATCTACGTCTGCAGTGAAATCTAAAACTGATGGCATAGGAAGGGCAGGACCTTTGAAACTGAGTGCAGGTGCTAAGCATACACTAAAACCAAGCCAGGGTGTGAATCAAGACAAATCTATACCTGTTCATGCCACCATGCCTTTTGCTGCTGGGACAAGTTCTAGTAGGTTTTCAGTTTCTCAGAAGAAAGCAGCAGAAGTTTACAGGTTTTAG